One Osmerus mordax isolate fOsmMor3 chromosome 16, fOsmMor3.pri, whole genome shotgun sequence genomic window carries:
- the ptmab gene encoding prothymosin alpha-B, producing the protein MADTKVDSGSDISAKDLKEKKLLDEKENGKKVATNGKENEENGEPEIDDEDDEEVEDDDEEDEGEGDDDDDEDDDDDLGGGTKRAADEDDDEDDDDDEDEVETKKQKTDDDD; encoded by the exons atggcAGATACAAAAGTTGACTCTGGTTCGGATATCTCTGCCAAG GACCTCAAGGAGAAGAAACTCCTTGATGAGAAAGAGAATGGTAAAAAGGTTGCCACCAATGGAAAG GAAAATGAGGAGAATGGTGAGCCCGAGATAgacgatgaggatgatgaagaagtGGAGGACGAcgatgaggaagatgagggagaAG gtgatgatgatgatgacgaagaTGATGACGATGACCTGGGGGGAGGCACAAAACGGGCagctgatgaggatgatgatgaggatgatgatgatgatgag GATGAAGTTGAAACCAAGAAGCAGAAAACTGACGATGATGATTGA